Proteins from a single region of Bombus vancouverensis nearcticus chromosome 5, iyBomVanc1_principal, whole genome shotgun sequence:
- the Tollo gene encoding toll-like receptor Tollo yields the protein MRGSPAFFAILLGTIFGVLGASLSKALRYKAPDECKWVATGDTEDDVSLVCRLRTINSELENTNFSVIQPQHTVRLRLECSDALFYQSSLSAGSFRPLVELRELVIEYCKIGNLSDDAFKGLKELRNLTVRTHNTDWSAMALDVSAGAFTDELRQLEKLDLGENNMWSIPEGALCPLVNLEILNLTRNRLREVTSFRFNGASRCLSNLKELDLSNNSIESLPTAAFSGLTRLHSLDLRCNAISFMADRAFEGFSSLAILRLADNRLASLPPELFSDARNIQEIHLRNNTLNVLPPGLFSELTQLLVLDLSHNELTAEWVNAATFSGLVRLVVLDLSNNRIARLDPTVFRDLYSLQILRLQENLLETLPENTFSALYNLHTLLLSYNLLTVIDATTLSGLYVLNLLSLDNNRLHTIHPSSLRNASSLQEFHLNRNQLKSVPDALKATPLLRTLDLGENLISEIPTGTFDHVAQLYGLRLTENHIGNLTKGVFDRIKELKILNLAMNRIQYIEPGTFDENLNLQAIRLDGNQLTDIAGLFTNLPNLVWLNVSDNKLRWFDYAMIPTGLQWLDIHSNEIRELGNYFEIESQLQLSIFDASENKLTEITGNAIPMSVERLYLNDNQISKVQSYSFFKKPNLTTVELKGNQIRNLEPYALRISAVPPEKPLPEFYIGDNQYLCDCTMEWLQRVNRQNQTRVQPRVMDLESIYCKLLYDREHAFVPLVEASHSQFLCKYDTHCFALCHCCDFDACDCEMTCPLNCTCYHDQSWSANVVDCSNGGHVSKLPEQIPMDATRLYLDGNDLRGVSSHAFIGRKKLKVLFLNSSNIEIVQNRSFNGLRDLEDLHLQDNKIRELKGHEFEGLDDLKLLYLHRNRIVSIGNDTFSSLRSLRILRLESNRLTTLAVWTLPGSIEISLSGNPWSCECDYLQSYREWIREPNVRVTDASALRCVYNVTEFEAFGNEVFADNEFGFSVANNDRERSNDSVCTGASSIDNDVHRNYTKTIIEKQVLQDYLPLLVATLVGSLLVVLLCMLGFVFRQELRVWFHSRFGVRIFYRNHEVDRDDRDKLFDAFVSYSSKDEAFVAEELAPVLEMGNPSYKLCLHYRDFPVGSFIADTIVQAVESSRRTIMVLSENFIKSEWCRFDFKSAHHQVLRDRRRRLILVLVGDVHQRDLDPDIRLYLKTNTYLQWGDKLFWEKLRFALPDVPNNQRTTQRTRQPPPVRRQHNNRTSNGSRTVSVHI from the coding sequence ATGCGGGGCAGTCCTGCGTTCTTCGCCATATTACTGGGCACGATATTCGGTGTCCTCGGCGCGTCTCTCAGCAAAGCGCTCCGGTACAAAGCGCCGGATGAGTGCAAGTGGGTCGCGACCGGTGACACCGAGGATGACGTCTCGTTGGTCTGTCGCCTGAGAACGATCAACAGCGAGCTGGAGAACACCAACTTCAGCGTGATACAACCACAACATACGGTCCGTCTGCGGCTGGAATGCAGCGACGCGTTGTTCTACCAGAGCTCGCTGAGCGCCGGCAGCTTCAGGCCGTTGGTCGAGCTGCGCGAGCTGGTAATCGAGTATTGCAAGATCGGTAACCTGTCGGACGACGCGTTCAAAGGGTTGAAGGAGTTGCGTAATTTGACCGTGAGGACGCACAACACCGACTGGTCGGCGATGGCACTGGACGTGTCGGCCGGAGCGTTCACGGACGAGTTGAGGCAATTGGAGAAATTGGATCTCGGCGAGAATAACATGTGGAGTATACCGGAGGGTGCGCTGTGTCCCCTGGTCAATTTGGAAATTTTAAACTTGACGAGAAATCGATTGCGCGAGGTGACGAGTTTTCGGTTCAACGGAGCATCCAGATGTTTGTCGAACTTGAAGGAATTGGATTTAAGTAACAACAGCATCGAATCACTGCCGACCGCCGCGTTCTCCGGTTTAACGCGGCTGCACAGTCTCGACCTCCGATGCAACGCCATCAGTTTCATGGCGGACCGCGCGTTCGAAGGCTTCTCCTCGTTAGCCATCTTGAGGCTCGCGGACAATCGGCTCGCTAGCTTGCCACCCGAACTCTTCAGCGACGCGAGGAACATCCAGGAGATTCACTTGAGGAACAACACGTTGAACGTGTTACCGCCCGGTTTGTTCAGTGAACTGACGCAGTTGTTGGTGCTCGATCTTTCTCATAACGAGTTGACCGCAGAGTGGGTGAACGCAGCTACTTTCAGTGGTTTAGTACGTTTAGTGGTGCTCGATCTATCTAACAATCGTATCGCTCGACTAGATCCGACCGTGTTTCGCGACCTGTACAGCTTACAGATTCTCCGGTTACAGGAGAATCTCCTGGAAACTCTACCGGAGAACACGTTCTCCGCGCTCTATAATCTTCACACCCTGTTGCTCAGCTATAATTTGCTAACTGTTATCGACGCGACCACGCTCAGTGGTCTTTACGTGCTGAATCTGCTTTCCTTGGACAACAACAGGCTGCACACGATCCACCCCAGCTCCCTGAGAAACGCCTCGTCCCTGCAAGAGTTTCACCTGAACCGTAACCAGCTTAAGTCCGTTCCGGACGCGTTGAAAGCCACTCCCCTTCTGCGAACCCTCGACCTCGGCGAGAATCTCATTTCGGAGATACCGACCGGCACGTTCGACCACGTGGCCCAGCTTTACGGGCTTCGATTAACCGAAAATCATATTGGGAATCTTACCAAAGGTGTTTTCGATCGTATCAAGGAGCTCAAGATATTAAATCTCGCGATGAATCGTATACAGTACATCGAACCCGGCACTTTCGACGAGAATCTCAACCTCCAAGCGATCCGTTTGGACGGTAATCAACTGACGGATATCGCCGGCCTTTTCACTAATCTGCCGAATCTCGTTTGGCTCAACGTCAGCGACAATAAACTCAGATGGTTCGACTACGCGATGATACCAACCGGATTGCAATGGCTCGACATCCACTCGAACGAGATACGAGAGCTGGGCAACTACTTCGAGATCGAGAGCCAGTTACAGCTGAGCATCTTCGACGCGAGCGAGAACAAGCTCACCGAGATCACCGGAAACGCGATACCAATGAGCGTGGAGAGGCTCTACCTCAACGACAACCAGATCTCCAAGGTGCAGAGTTATTCGTTTTTCAAGAAGCCCAACCTGACGACGGTCGAGTTAAAAGGAAACCAGATACGTAACTTGGAGCCGTACGCGTTGCGTATCAGCGCCGTGCCACCGGAAAAACCGCTGCCAGAATTTTACATCGGCGACAACCAGTACCTGTGCGACTGTACCATGGAGTGGTTGCAACGCGTCAACAGACAGAACCAGACTCGAGTGCAACCGCGAGTCATGGATCTGGAGAGTATTTACTGCAAACTTCTGTACGATCGAGAGCACGCGTTCGTACCTTTGGTCGAGGCATCTCACTCGCAGTTTCTCTGCAAATACGACACCCATTGCTTCGCCCTGTGCCACTGTTGCGACTTCGACGCCTGCGACTGCGAGATGACGTGCCCTTTGAACTGCACGTGTTACCACGATCAATCGTGGTCTGCGAACGTAGTGGACTGTTCGAATGGCGGGCACGTGAGCAAGTTGCCCGAACAGATACCGATGGACGCGACGCGGCTCTATTTGGACGGGAACGACCTGCGCGGGGTGTCCAGTCACGCTTTTATCGGTCGTAAAAAGCTCAAAGTGCTGTTTCTCAATTCCTCCAACATCGAGATTGTGCAAAATCGATCGTTCAACGGTCTCAGAGACTTGGAGGACCTTCACCTGCAAGACAACAAGATTCGAGAGCTGAAGGGACACGAGTTCGAAGGACTGGACGATCTGAAACTTCTCTACTTGCATCGCAATCGAATCGTATCGATAGGCAACGAcaccttctcttctcttcgatCGTTACGCATTCTTCGATTGGAGAGCAATCGGCTGACGACTCTAGCCGTGTGGACGTTACCTGGTTCTATCGAAATCAGTTTGTCTGGAAATCCATGGTCCTGTGAGTGTGACTATCTTCAAAGTTACCGCGAGTGGATCCGCGAGCCGAACGTTCGCGTGACGGACGCGTCCGCGTTGCGCTGCGTGTACAACGTGACGGAGTTCGAGGCGTTCGGTAACGAGGTGTTCGCGGACAACGAGTTCGGGTTCTCCGTGGCGAACAACGATCGCGAGAGAAGCAACGATAGCGTGTGTACGGGGGCTAGTAGCATCGACAACGACGTGCATCGCAACTATACCAAGACCATCATCGAGAAACAAGTGCTACAGGACTATCTTCCACTTTTGGTTGCTACGTTAGTTGGCTCTCTATTGGTAGTCCTCCTCTGTATGTTGGGATTCGTGTTCCGTCAAGAACTTCGCGTATGGTTCCACTCGAGATTCGGTGTGAGGATATTCTATCGAAACCACGAAGTGGATCGGGACGATCGGGACAAACTGTTCGACGCTTTCGTCAGTTACAGTTCTAAAGACGAGGCGTTTGTTGCCGAGGAATTGGCGCCTGTCTTAGAGATGGGGAATCCTTCCTATAAATTGTGTCTGCACTACCGGGACTTTCCTGTCGGAAGCTTCATAGCAGACACCATAGTCCAAGCGGTGGAATCCTCGAGAAGAACCATAATGGTCCTATCCGAAAACTTCATCAAGTCCGAGTGGTGTCGGTTCGATTTCAAATCGGCGCACCATCAGGTGTTGCGTGATCGAAGACGCCGACTGATCCTGGTGCTAGTGGGCGATGTTCATCAGCGAGATCTCGACCCAGACATTAGGCTATACCTGAAGACGAACACGTACTTGCAGTGGGGCGACAAGCTATTCTGGGAGAAACTTCGGTTCGCGTTGCCGGACGTACCGAACAATCAGAGGACCACGCAGAGGACGAGGCAGCCGCCGCCGGTCCGACGGCAGCACAACAACAGGACATCGAACGGATCGCGTACCGTCTCCGTGCACATATGA